In the Thermomicrobiales bacterium genome, GTCGGACTGCGCAGCGCTGCGCTGGGATGGCGATAGTCTGGTCGGCACGCGGCCGGTCTATCAGGGCAAGATGCTGGTCGATGTCACAGTCGGGCCGGGCAACGCCACGTTTGCGGTGCTTCGCGCGGGGGCGAACCCGATCGCCGGGGCAGCGGCGCAGACTGCGAGCGTCGAGCCACTGGCCGCGGACCTGGATCCGGCGAGTCTGCGCGTCAGGCTGCTGGACGTGACGACGCCGCCGGCCGGAGACTCGAGCCTCGATAGCGCCGAGACGGTCGTCGTTGGCGGGCGTGGCGTCGGATCGGCCGAGGCGTTCGGGATGATCGACGAGCTGGCGGCGGCGCTGGATGGCGCAGTCGGCGCGACGCGGGCGGTCACCGACCTGGGTTGGCGCCCGCACCACGAGCAGATCGGCCAGACTGGCAAGGTCGTCCGCCCGAGGCTGTATATCGGCGTCGGGGTCAGCGGGGCGGTGCAGCACACCGTCGGGATGCAGGGCTCGGAGACGATCGTCGCCATCAACCGGGACCGGGACGCGCCGCTGTTCAAGCTGGCTGAGATCGGGGTCGTCGGCGACCTGCACGAGATCGTCCCCGCGCTGACGCGGGAGATACGGGCCGCGCGAGGCAAGTAGCGCGCCGGGCGAAGACGGGAGAGATGGTGGACGAGGAGCGATTCGACGCGATCGTCGTTGGGGCCGGGCCGGCCGGCGTGTCGGCCGCGCTGACGATGGCGCGGGCCGGTCTGGAGGTCGTCCTGCTGGAGCGCGGCTCCTTCGCGGGCGCGAAGAATGTCATGGGCGGCATCCTGTATTCCCAGCCGACTGCCGAGATCGTGCCGGAGTTCTGGGAGCAAGCGCCGTTGGAGCGTCCGATCATCGAGCAGCGCTACCTCCTGCTGACTGACGACTCCCATATCGGCCTGACCTACCGGACCCAGGCGTTCGCCGGAGCGCCGTACAACTCCTTCTCGGTGATGCGGGCGGACTGGGATCGCTGGTTTGCCGAGCAGGCCGAGGCCGAGGGGGTGTTCCTCATCCCGGAGATGGTCGTCACCGATCTGCTCTGGCGCGAGGGGCGTGTTGTCGGCGTCCAGACCGCCGGCGAGGGAGGCGAGCTGGAGGCCGACGTCGTCATTATCGCAGACGGAGCGAACTCGCTGCTGGCGCAAAAGGCCGGCATGCACAAGGAGTGGCAGCCGCACGAGCAGGCGCTGGTTGCCAAGGAGCTGATCCGGCTGGACGAGAAGACGATCGACGATCGGTTCAACGTCGCCAACGGCCACGGCGTCGCGATGGAGATCTTCGGCGCATCAACGGCCTACATGCTCGGCTACGGCTTCATCTACACGAACAAGGACACCCTCTCGATCGGAACCGGGGCGTTGCTCTCGGACCTGATGGAGAGCGGGCTGAACGTCAGCGACATGCTGAACAGGTTCAAGGAGCATCCGTCGATTGCGCCACTGATCGCGGGGGGCGAGATGGTCGAGTATTCGGCTCACCTGATCCCCGAG is a window encoding:
- a CDS encoding electron transfer flavoprotein subunit alpha/FixB family protein; amino-acid sequence: MANGVLIVVETSAGVVREASLELIGPARALAGDGGVTALVIGSGVGSVAADVAGRGVDRVLTVDDPLLERYTTEAYARAIDAAIAQDGPRLTLLAGTTSGRDLGPYLAARAGGDCLSDCAALRWDGDSLVGTRPVYQGKMLVDVTVGPGNATFAVLRAGANPIAGAAAQTASVEPLAADLDPASLRVRLLDVTTPPAGDSSLDSAETVVVGGRGVGSAEAFGMIDELAAALDGAVGATRAVTDLGWRPHHEQIGQTGKVVRPRLYIGVGVSGAVQHTVGMQGSETIVAINRDRDAPLFKLAEIGVVGDLHEIVPALTREIRAARGK
- a CDS encoding FAD-dependent oxidoreductase, which produces MVDEERFDAIVVGAGPAGVSAALTMARAGLEVVLLERGSFAGAKNVMGGILYSQPTAEIVPEFWEQAPLERPIIEQRYLLLTDDSHIGLTYRTQAFAGAPYNSFSVMRADWDRWFAEQAEAEGVFLIPEMVVTDLLWREGRVVGVQTAGEGGELEADVVIIADGANSLLAQKAGMHKEWQPHEQALVAKELIRLDEKTIDDRFNVANGHGVAMEIFGASTAYMLGYGFIYTNKDTLSIGTGALLSDLMESGLNVSDMLNRFKEHPSIAPLIAGGEMVEYSAHLIPEGGWHSLPTLYIDGALVCGDAAMMVNAMNREGSNFAMISGKLAGETVVRAKERGDFSAATLSWYRELLDDSFIMKDLHKVRNVTAFAHERPYLLRDVPETISRTLQTYLRVDGVPKSDKQKAMLKLVMGAMPRKRTLRDVLAARKALT